A single genomic interval of Oncorhynchus gorbuscha isolate QuinsamMale2020 ecotype Even-year linkage group LG25, OgorEven_v1.0, whole genome shotgun sequence harbors:
- the LOC124013621 gene encoding adventurous-gliding motility protein Z-like, translating into MKVHMDQVQTLKTEIESLKADWQKVKHYLKAEIQVTADALAESQAALAESQAALAESQAALAESQAALAESQAALAESQAALAESQAALAESQAALAESPAALAESQAALAESQAALRESQAALAESQAALAESQAALAESQAALAESQAALAESQAALAESQAALAESQAALAESQAALAESQAALAESPAALAESQAALAASQAALAESQAALAESQAALAESQAALAESQAALAESPAALAESQAALAESQAALAESPAENDALKRAGNEMESQSLPGTTVSSGAPPPSGSVNIPDGCIRSSVQPDISIPLLTTELDQLLTRHSMDRPDRFAVLLFQGCVNEERYPEWSQNTN; encoded by the coding sequence ATGAAGGTGCACATGGATCAGGTTCAAACTTTGAAGACCGAGATCGAGTCATTGAAGGCAGACTGGCAGAAAGTGAAACATTATCTGAAGGCAGAGATACAGGTGACAGCTGATGcattggcagagagtcaggcagcattggcagagagtcaggcggcattggcagagagtcaggcagcattggcagagagtcaggcagcattggcagagagtcaggcagcattggcagagagtcaggcagcattggcagagagtcaggcagcattggcagagagtcaggcGGCATTGGCAGAGAGTCCGGCAGcattggcagagagtcaggcagcattggcagagagtcaggcGGCATTGAGAGAGAGTCAGGCAGcattggcagagagtcaggcagcattggcagagagtcaggcagcattggcagagagtcaggcggcattggcagagagtcaggcagcattggcagagagtcaggcagcattggcagagagtcaggcagcattggcagagagtcaggcagcattggcagagagtcaggcagcattggcagagagtcaggcGGCATTGGCAGAGAGTCCGGCGGcattggcagagagtcaggcagcaTTGGCAGCGAGTCAGGCAGcattggcagagagtcaggcagcattggcagagagtcaggcagcattggcagagagtcaggcagcattggcagagagtcaggcagcaTTGGCAGAGAGTCCGGCGGcattggcagagagtcaggcagcattggcagagagtcaggcagcaTTGGCAGAGAGTCCGGCAGAGAATGACGCGTTGAAGAGGGCGGGGAACGAGATGGAGTCACAATCCTTGCCAGGCACAACTGTGAGCTCTGGAGCTCCACCTCCATCAGGCAGCGTCAACATACCTGACGGGTGCATCAGGTCGTCGGTTCAACCTGACATTTCCATTCCTCTTCTGACAACAGAACTTGACCAACTGCTCACCAGGCACAGCATGGACCGTCCAGACCGTTTTGCTGTTCTGCTATTCCAAGGATGTGTAAACGAAGAGAGATACCCCGAGTGGTCACAGAATACCAACTGA